A section of the Equus caballus isolate H_3958 breed thoroughbred chromosome 21, TB-T2T, whole genome shotgun sequence genome encodes:
- the MRPS30 gene encoding large ribosomal subunit protein mL65 isoform X1: MAAARYWRLVPRGPGLSLHTAAAAAVTAPEMIGPAVAAAPVARYPPIVASLKAKSKAARQRRVERWQAMVHAAESVDEKLRILTKMQFMKYVVYPQTFALNADRWYQGFTKTVFLSGLPPPPAEPAPAPAPARDLAALRAAACDCLLQEHFFLRRKGRPPLYREYETIGSPFLDQLVAALMGLLSAHNPALAAAALDCKRPVHFYWLRGEEIIPCGHRKGRVDALRYQINDKPNNQIRMSKQLPEFVPLDYSVPIEIPVMNCKPDKLPLFKRQYENTIFIGSKTADPYCYGHTQFHLLPDKFKRERLLKKNCADQIEVVFRANAIASLFAWTGAQAMYQGFWSEADVTRPFVSQGVVTDGKYFSFFCYQLNTLALTTQADQNNPRKNICWGTQSKPLYETIEDNDVKGFNDDVLLQLVHFLLNRPKEDKSQPLEN; encoded by the exons ATGGCGGCGGCCAGGTATTGGAGGCTTGTGCCCCGCGGTCCAGGGCTGTCATTGCACACCGCGGCCGCGGCCGCCGTGACGGCTCCAGAAATGATCGGCCCAGCTGTCGCGGCGGCCCCCGTTGCGCGCTACCCCCCGATTGTGGCCTCCCTGAAGGCCAAAAGCAAGGCAGCCCGGCAGCGGCGAGTGGAGCGGTGGCAGGCGATGGTGCACGCGGCCGAGTCGGTGGATGAGAAGCTGCGAATCCTCACCAAGATGCAGTTCATGAAGTACGTCGTTTACCCGCAGACCTTCGCCCTGAACGCCGACCGCTGGTACCAGGGCTTCACCAAGACCGTGttcctgtcgggcctgccgccgccgcccgccgagcccgcgcccgcgcccgcgccggCCCGGGACCTAGCGGCCCTGCGCGCCGCCGCGTGTGACTGCCTCCTGCAGGAGCACTTCTTCCTGCGGCGCAAGGGGCGCCCGCCCCTCTACCGGGAATATGAGACCATCGGCTCGCCCTTCCTGGATCAGCTGGTGGCCGCCCTCATGGGCCTGCTCAGCGCTCACAACCCGGCCCTGGCTGCCGCCGCCCTCG ATTGTAAACGCCCAGTTCACTTTTACTGGTTGCGTGGTGAAGAAATTATTCCCTGTGGTCATCGGAAAGGTCGAGTTGATGCTTTGCGATACCAAATAAATGATAAACCAAACAACCAGATTCGAATGTCCAAACAACTCCCAGAG tttgtgCCGCTGGATTATTCTGTACCTATAGAAATCCCCGTTATGAATTGTAAGCCAGACAAACTTCCATTATTTAAACGGCAATATGAAAATACCATATTTATTG GCTCAAAGACAGCAGATCCATACTGTTACGGACATACCCAGTTTCATCTGTTACCTGACAAATTCAAAAGGGAAAGGCTTTTGAAAAAGAACTGTGCTGATCAGATAGAAGTTGTTTTTAGAGCTAATGCTATTGCAAGCCTTTTTGCTTGGACTGGAGCACAAGCTATGTATCAAG GATTCTGGAGCGAAGCGGATGTTACTCGACCTTTTGTCTCCCAGGGTGTGGTCACAGATGgaaaatacttttcctttttctgctacCAGTTAAATACTTTGGCACTGACTACACAGGCTGATCAAAATAACCCTCGTAAAAATATATGTTGGGGAACACAAAGTAAGCCTCTTTATGAAACAATCGAAGACAATGATGTAAAAGGTTTTAATGATGATGTTCTACTCCAGTTGGTTCACTTTCTACTGAATAGACCAAAAGAAGACAAATCACAGCCAttggaaaactaa
- the MRPS30 gene encoding large ribosomal subunit protein mL65 isoform X2: protein MAAARYWRLVPRGPGLSLHTAAAAAVTAPEMIGPAVAAAPVARYPPIVASLKAKSKAARQRRVERWQAMVHAAESVDEKLRILTKMQFMKYVVYPQTFALNADRWYQGFTKTVFLSGLPPPPAEPAPAPAPARDLAALRAAACDCLLQEHFFLRRKGRPPLYREYETIGSPFLDQLVAALMGLLSAHNPALAAAALDCKRPVHFYWLRGEEIIPCGHRKGRVDALRYQINDKPNNQIRMSKQLPEFVPLDYSVPIEIPVMNCKPDKLPLFKRQYENTIFIGSKTADPYCYGHTQFHLLPDKFKRERLLKKNCADQIEVVFRANAIASLFAWTGAQAMYQDIDCYVKICLG, encoded by the exons ATGGCGGCGGCCAGGTATTGGAGGCTTGTGCCCCGCGGTCCAGGGCTGTCATTGCACACCGCGGCCGCGGCCGCCGTGACGGCTCCAGAAATGATCGGCCCAGCTGTCGCGGCGGCCCCCGTTGCGCGCTACCCCCCGATTGTGGCCTCCCTGAAGGCCAAAAGCAAGGCAGCCCGGCAGCGGCGAGTGGAGCGGTGGCAGGCGATGGTGCACGCGGCCGAGTCGGTGGATGAGAAGCTGCGAATCCTCACCAAGATGCAGTTCATGAAGTACGTCGTTTACCCGCAGACCTTCGCCCTGAACGCCGACCGCTGGTACCAGGGCTTCACCAAGACCGTGttcctgtcgggcctgccgccgccgcccgccgagcccgcgcccgcgcccgcgccggCCCGGGACCTAGCGGCCCTGCGCGCCGCCGCGTGTGACTGCCTCCTGCAGGAGCACTTCTTCCTGCGGCGCAAGGGGCGCCCGCCCCTCTACCGGGAATATGAGACCATCGGCTCGCCCTTCCTGGATCAGCTGGTGGCCGCCCTCATGGGCCTGCTCAGCGCTCACAACCCGGCCCTGGCTGCCGCCGCCCTCG ATTGTAAACGCCCAGTTCACTTTTACTGGTTGCGTGGTGAAGAAATTATTCCCTGTGGTCATCGGAAAGGTCGAGTTGATGCTTTGCGATACCAAATAAATGATAAACCAAACAACCAGATTCGAATGTCCAAACAACTCCCAGAG tttgtgCCGCTGGATTATTCTGTACCTATAGAAATCCCCGTTATGAATTGTAAGCCAGACAAACTTCCATTATTTAAACGGCAATATGAAAATACCATATTTATTG GCTCAAAGACAGCAGATCCATACTGTTACGGACATACCCAGTTTCATCTGTTACCTGACAAATTCAAAAGGGAAAGGCTTTTGAAAAAGAACTGTGCTGATCAGATAGAAGTTGTTTTTAGAGCTAATGCTATTGCAAGCCTTTTTGCTTGGACTGGAGCACAAGCTATGTATCAAG